The following are from one region of the Nicotiana tabacum cultivar K326 chromosome 3, ASM71507v2, whole genome shotgun sequence genome:
- the LOC107815797 gene encoding carbonic anhydrase, chloroplastic-like, with translation MAKGNYEKAIVSLQNLLSENEELEPVVAERIDEITAELQTTGCKSFDPVQRIKTGFYYFKTEIYDKNSELFDKLKKGQEPKFLVFACSDSRVSPSHVLNFQPGEAFMARNIANMVPPYDKIKYSGVGAIIEYAVLHLNIENILVIGHSACGGIKALMELPEDGSESNDFIEDWVKIGLPAKAKVLAEHGDKTFEEQVKCCEKEAVNVSLANLLTYPFVSDALVNKNLALKGGYYDFINGRFELWGLNFGLSHPCYI, from the exons GAATGAAGAACTGGAACCGGTTGTAGCAGAAAGAATTGATGAAATCACAGCTGAGTTACAAACGACAGGCTGCAAATCCTTCGACCCTGTTCAAAGGATCAAGACTGGTTTTTATTATTTCAAAACAGAGATATATGA CAAAAACTCAGAACTGTTTGATAAACTCAAGAAAGGACAGGAGCCCAAG TTTCTGGTGTTTGCTTGCTCTGATTCACGAGTGAGTCCATCCCATGTGCTGAATTTTCAGCCCGGCGAGGCTTTTATGGCTCGAAACATCGCCAACATGGTCCCTCCTTATGACAAG ATAAAATACTCGGGAGTAGGAGCTATAATAGAATACGCTGTTCTCCATCTTAACATAGAAAATATTTTAGTCATTGGCCATAGTGCCTGTGGAGGTATTAAGGCTCTCATGGAACTCCCAGAAGATGGTTCTGAATCAAA TGATTTTATTGAGGATTGGGTGAAAATTGGATTACCTGCCAAGGCCAAAGTGCTAGCTGAACATGGGGATAAAACTTTTGAAGAGCAAGTTAAATGCTGTGAGAAG GAAGCTGTGAATGTATCACTAGCCAATCTGCTGACATACCCATTTGTGAGCGATGCATTGGTGAATAAGAATTTGGCGTTGAAGGGAGGTTACTATGATTTCATTAATGGAAGGTTTGAGCTCTGGGGACTCAACTTCGGTCTTTCTCATCCTTGTTATATATGA